CGGCCCGCTCCCTCTTCACGGGCCAGCCCCTCTTCGCGGGCTTCCCGCATCAGCACTGTCTCGGCCTGGTCGTCGGCGGTATGGCCGGTCACGATCAGGTCGATGCCTTCCCTTCGCGCCGCTTCCGCCAGCAGCCGGTAACGCGCTTCCCGCGCCGCGGCGGGCAGGCCGGTCGATGGCTTGCGCCCGGACCAGACGAGGGTTCGGTGGGCGATGCCGCGTTCCGCGCAAAGCTTCGCCACGGCTTGCGCCTCGGCAGCCGAACCCTGCCGCAGGCCATGGTCGACCGTCACCGCAAGCAGCCTGGCGGACGGCGCGGTTCGGTCGAGATACTGTTTGAGGAGGAGAAGCAGGGCGGTCGAGTCGCTGCCGCCGGACACGGCCGCAACGGCGCCGCTGGTAAAATCGATATGCGAAAGAAGTCTTGTCGAAAGATCAGGCTCCGGATCGAGCATCAGCAGGCAGCCAGGGCCTTCTCCTGCTTGACGCGTTCCTTGAGCGCATTCGAGATATCGGGGTAGCGCTTGCCGACTTCGCTGAAGGTGGCGCAGGCAACATCGTGCTGCTTGAGGCCAACCAGCGACACGCCGAGCTTCAACAGCATGTCGGGAGCCTTTTTGGCCTTGGGATAATCCTTGCTGGCGGCGAGGAAGACCTCGGCGGCGTCACGGTATTTCTGCTGGCCGAGCAGGGATTCACCCAGCCAGTAATGCGCGTCCGCCGTCTTGGCGTCCTTGGGGAAACGAGAGATATGGTCGCGGAACCCCTGCTCGGCGGTGCTGTAATCGCCCGACAGGATAAACTGGTAGGAATTGCGGTAGAGCTCTTCCGGATCTTTTGTCGAAGGCAGTGCGGCAACCACCGTGCCGTTGGGCTTGCCGGACTTGGCCGGAGCGTTGGGGACCGGAGCGCTGGTGGCCGGAGCGGCATCCTGCGCAGGCGCGGTCGCCTGGGTGCTGCCGCCGGCATCGACCACATTGCCGTTCTTGTCGACCGTGATGGTGCCGAAATTCTTTTCCGGCGCGCCCTTTCCAGGGATCACCTTGCCCGGGTCGCCATCGGAGGATTCGACGATGACGTCTTCGACGCTTTGGCCGCCGGACGACTGGCTGGCAGCCCGGTTGCCGGTATCGACCGGCGCCTGCGTGGCCGGTGCCTCGGCCACGCTGTTGTCGCCATTGGCGGGTGCAGCCTGCGATTTCTTCTGTCCGGCTGGCTGCCCGCCTTGCGCGCCGCCTTCGAGCTGCTGGAAGCGGAACTCGTTGTCTTCCTGCTGCTTGCGGATCTGCTCCTGCATCTGCAGAATCTGGAAATTGAGCTCTTCGATCTTGCCGTTCATCTGGCGCAGTTGGTCCTCGAGGCCGGTCGCGCCCGCGCCGTTCGACTGTTGCGCGAGCTGAACCTGGTCCTGCTGCTTCTTCTCGCCGAAGAGGCTGGGCAGTTCGATGCTGGGCAGATGGAAGGAAAAGCCGCTGTCGGTCGATTGCGCCTTGCCATCAGCCCCCAGGCCGCTAGCCAGGGCGGTGACGCCTGATAGGAGTAGCGCCGCAAGCGTGCCGCTCAGAACCGATCTCAAATGCATGTGCCTCTCGCGTGTGTCGTTAGTCTGTCCGCGCCTTCCAATCGGGGTGGGACCAGCCAAGCGCCCTCGGCTCATAGCAGGGCGCGAGACTTCGGCCAAATTTTGTTTCCGCGGCCCAGATATGAAAAAGGCGGCCTCACGGCCGCCTTTCCCAAACCGGTGTTGTATTTTTGCCGATCAGGAGCCGGCGCCGCTGAGCGTGGTGACCGCGCGGCGGTTCTGCGACCAGCAGGAGATGTCGTCGCACACCGCGACCGGACGTTCCTTGCCGTAGGAAATGGTCTTCAGGCGGCTGGCGGAAACGCCCTTGGAAACCAGGAAGTCGCGGGTGGCGGCGGCGCGGCGGGCACCGAGCGCCAGATTGTATTCGCGCGTGCCGCGTTCGTCGGCGTGACCTTCGACGACGATGGCATACTGCTTGTACTGGTTCAGCCACTGCGCCTGGCGGGCAAGCGTCGTCTGCGCGTCGGCGCGGATCGAGGACGAGTCCGTATCGAAGAAAATGCGGTCACCGATGTTGACGGTGAAGTCCTGCGCCGAGCCGGGCGTTGCGGCGCCGGCGCCGTTGAGGCCGAGGTCAGCCGCGCTGTTGGGCGTCTTCTTCGAGGCGCAACCGGCGATGGCGAGCATCGCCACAAGCGCGATCATGACGGGATTTCTGGTCAGTGCTGCGATACGGCCCATGCCGCCTCTCCTTCGCATTCGAGTGATTTCGTTGATCACCCAGTAACCACGTTTGGGTTAACCGGCATTCAAGAAACACGGTTAAAATTTGGTTTAGGCCGCCGTCCGCGACCGTTACGCCCAACGCTGAACCAGGGGCGACATTGCGCGCGGACCCTAGGCGGAAATGCGGCCAAAACGCGACCAAGGCGTGAAAAGGGGCCTTGAAGCCCCTTTTCGACAATGCAGTGTTTCTCTGTGCAACTCATTCCAGCAGCGGCGACCAGGCCGGATCGGACGCAAAGTTCGAGGTCGGGATCGGCTGCTCGTTGCGGCCGGTGAGATCGACCGAAACCAACTTCGGGCCGCCATTGGAGTCGCGGAAGAACATCAGCACGCGGCCGTTCGGCGCCCAGGTCGGCCCTTCCTGCTGGAAGCCGGAGGACAGGATGCGTTCGCCCGAACCGTCGGTCTTCATGACGCCGATCTGGAATTCGCCGCCGGTCTGCTTGGTGAAGGCGATGAGGTCGCCGCGCGGCGACCACACCGGCGTCGAGTAGACGCCGTCGCCGAAGGAGATGCGAGTCTGGCCCGACCCGTCGGCGCCCATCACATAGATCTGTGCGCGGCCGCCACGGTCGGAGGTGAACACCACCTTGCTGCCATCGGGCGAATAGGACGGCGAGGTGTCGATGGCCGTCGAATTGGTCAGCCTTGTCGTCGAGCGGCTGCGCAGATCCATGGCGAAGATGTTGGAATTGCCGTCGTCGCGCAGCAGGCTCATGATCACCTTCTGGCCGTCGGGCGAGAAGCGCGGCGCGAAGGTCATGCCGGGGAAGTTGCCGACCAGTTCGCGCTGCCCGGTCTCGATCTGCAGGAGATAGACCCGCGGCTGGCCGCTTTCATAGGACATGTAGGTGATTTCCTGCCGGTTCGGCGAGAAGCGCGGCGTCAGCACGATCGACCTGCCGTCCGAGAGGTAGCGCACGTTGGCGCCGTCCTGATCCATGATGGCAAGCCGTTTCTTGCGTGCGTTCTTGGCGCCGGACTCGTCGATGAACACCACACGCGTGTCGAAATAGCCCTTCTCGCCGGTCAGCCGCTCATAGATGGCGTCGGCGATGATGTGGGCGACGCGCCGCTGATTGGCATCGTTGGCGAAGAACTGCTCGCCGGCCATCTGCTGGCCGGCGAAGGTGTCCCACAGCCGATACTGGGCGCGGATCCGGCCATCGGCCTCCTTGCTGACGCTGCCGGTGACCAGCGCCTGCGCGTTGATTACCTTCCAGTCGTCGAAGCGGGGGGCCGCGTCCGGGTTGGAAATCTTCTCGATGAAGGCGCTCTTGTCGATCGGTGCGAACAGGCCCGAGCGCTTCAGGTCAGCGGTGACGATCTGGGAAATCTGGGCGCCAAGCGCATCGCCGCCCTGGAAATCCGTGACGGCGATCGGCAGCGGCTCGACATTGCCCTTGTTGACATTGAGCTCGACGAGCGCCCATGCCGGCATGGGAACGACAGCCGTCATGCCCAGCGCCATCGCTGCAATCGTCAGGAGCGGCTTGAGGAAAGATCTCATATCTTCTCGCTTCTCTTCTTGACTGTGTGGACGCCGGGCCTAGAGGCCGAGCATTTCCCTTGGGTCGAAGGTGACCCTGATGTCTGACCAGATGTCTTGTTTGCCGGCGGGCACCTGCAGGCCGGCCATGTCGCATTTCTGAACCGCGCGCACCGCGCTTTCGTCGAACTGCCGGTTGCCGCTCGATTTCTCGACGGCAGGACGGCCATTGAGCTTGCCGGAGGTGTCCAGATTGAAACGGACGACGACGACGAAATTCTCCGAACCTTCCAGCCCGGCCGGCAAGGTCCAGCAGCCACCCAACTGACTTTCCAAGGCGCCCTGCTCCGACTTCGACAGCTTCTGACCCTGATCCTTGTCGCCGCCGAGCGAAGCCTGCTGGGTCGAGCGCTTGGCGCCGCCGCCGGAGGGCTTCTGCTTGTCCAGCAGGGCCGAGATTTCATTGGCGTTGAACTGCTTGTCGTCGGACTTCGGCTTGGATGACGCTTCCTTGACCGGCTTTTCGGCATCCTTGCGTTCTGGCGCCTTGGCGCTTTCGGCCTGGGCCGGCTGCGGTTGCGGCTTTGGTCGCGCCTGCGGCGCGGGCGCGGAGTCCGGAAGCTGGGCGTCGTCGGGCTGGTCCTTGGCGATCGCCTGGGCGACGGCATCAGGCTTGACCGCGGGCGTCGGCTCGATGGCCGCGGTCTTGTCCGGCGGCGGCGTCGGGGTCGGCTCCTTGGCAGGCGTCGGCTTGGGCTCCGTCTGCTTGACGGGCTCGGGCTTCACCTCTTCCTTGGGCTGCGGCGCCGGCGCCACTTCCGTCGCCGGTATCGGCTTGGGCTTCTCCTGCGGCTTCGGCACATCCTCCGGCTTGGGCTTTTCGGTCGGAGTCGGGGCGGGCGGCGGAGCCGAGGTCATGTCGACGGGCTTCGGCTTGGCTTCGGGCGTTATCGGCTTGTCGGTATCGACGCTGTTTTCGCCGACCTTCTGCGCGTTCGGCACGATGTCCGGACGCTGCGTCGGCAGCGGCGCCGGCTTTTCATGCATCACGGCCTTCTTGTCGCCCTGCAAGGTCTGCGCGATGGCCTCCATCGGCACGATATCGACCGCGACCGACTCGACGTCCGCCGACGGAAGCGCGGCTGGTGCCGACAGCGTGAACAGGCCGAAGGCCAGCACCGCGGCATGCAAGATCACCGATGTGGTGAGGCCGGTCCTCATCGCGCGTCTATTGGTCCTGTTCCTGCAATGAAACCAGGCCCATGTTCTTGTAGCCGGCCGCATTGATGCGGGCCATGACCTTCATGGCGGTGCCATAGTCCGTCGACTTGTCGCCGCGGATGAAGATGCGCTCATCATAGCCGGTCTTGGAGATCGCCTGCAGCTTGGCCACCAGATCGTCCATCGGGATTTCGGTATTCTGAAGGTAGATCTTGCCCGCGGCATCGATCGAGACGGTGATCGGCTGCGTGTCGGCATTCATCGCCTTGGCCTGCGTGTCCGGCAGGTCGACCGGCACGCCGACCGTCAGCATCGGCGCCGCGACCATGAAGATGATCAGCAGCACCAGCATGACGTCGACCATCGGCGTGACGTTGATCTCCGACATCAGCCCATGGTGACGGCCGCGCCGCCGGTGGCCGCGCCCGCCGCGCCCTGCCATGCCTACCGACATACCCATCTTTTTGCTCCTCAGGCCTTCGGCGCGACTTTTTCATCGATTTGGCGCGAGAGTATGGCGGAGAACTCGTCGGAGAACCCTTCCATGCGCACCGCGAGCTTGCTCGCATCCGATGACAGCTTGTTGTAGGCGATGACGGCCGGAATGGCGGCGAGCAGACCGATGGCCGTCGCCAGCAGCGCCTCGGCGATGCCGGGCGCGACCACCGCAAGGCTGGTGTTCTTGGAACCGGCGATCGCCTGGAACGAGGTCATGATGCCGATGACCGTGCCGAACAGGCCGATGAACGGGGCGGCCGAGCCGGTGGTGGCGAGAAAGCCAAGGCGCCCCTCGAGCTTCTCCATCTCGCGGGTCAGCGCCAGATCCATCGCCTTGTCGATGCGGGTCTGCAGGCCGAGCGGCGACTTGGCGCCTTTCTCGAAGCTCTTTTTCCATTCGCGCATCGCCGCGACGAAAATCGCGCCCATGCCTGACGTCTTGCGGTCGGCAAGCGTGCGGTAGAGCTCTTCCAGTGATTGCCCCGACCAGAAGATCTGCTCGAAGCGGTTCAGCGCCAGCCGCATGCGGCCATAGGCAACCAGCTTGTCGACGATGATCGCCCAGGTCCAGACCGAGGCGCAGAGCAGCCCGATCATGACCAGCTTGACCACCCAGCT
The genomic region above belongs to Mesorhizobium sp. B4-1-4 and contains:
- the ybgF gene encoding tol-pal system protein YbgF; protein product: MHLRSVLSGTLAALLLSGVTALASGLGADGKAQSTDSGFSFHLPSIELPSLFGEKKQQDQVQLAQQSNGAGATGLEDQLRQMNGKIEELNFQILQMQEQIRKQQEDNEFRFQQLEGGAQGGQPAGQKKSQAAPANGDNSVAEAPATQAPVDTGNRAASQSSGGQSVEDVIVESSDGDPGKVIPGKGAPEKNFGTITVDKNGNVVDAGGSTQATAPAQDAAPATSAPVPNAPAKSGKPNGTVVAALPSTKDPEELYRNSYQFILSGDYSTAEQGFRDHISRFPKDAKTADAHYWLGESLLGQQKYRDAAEVFLAASKDYPKAKKAPDMLLKLGVSLVGLKQHDVACATFSEVGKRYPDISNALKERVKQEKALAAC
- the pal gene encoding peptidoglycan-associated lipoprotein Pal is translated as MGRIAALTRNPVMIALVAMLAIAGCASKKTPNSAADLGLNGAGAATPGSAQDFTVNIGDRIFFDTDSSSIRADAQTTLARQAQWLNQYKQYAIVVEGHADERGTREYNLALGARRAAATRDFLVSKGVSASRLKTISYGKERPVAVCDDISCWSQNRRAVTTLSGAGS
- the tolB gene encoding Tol-Pal system beta propeller repeat protein TolB; the encoded protein is MRSFLKPLLTIAAMALGMTAVVPMPAWALVELNVNKGNVEPLPIAVTDFQGGDALGAQISQIVTADLKRSGLFAPIDKSAFIEKISNPDAAPRFDDWKVINAQALVTGSVSKEADGRIRAQYRLWDTFAGQQMAGEQFFANDANQRRVAHIIADAIYERLTGEKGYFDTRVVFIDESGAKNARKKRLAIMDQDGANVRYLSDGRSIVLTPRFSPNRQEITYMSYESGQPRVYLLQIETGQRELVGNFPGMTFAPRFSPDGQKVIMSLLRDDGNSNIFAMDLRSRSTTRLTNSTAIDTSPSYSPDGSKVVFTSDRGGRAQIYVMGADGSGQTRISFGDGVYSTPVWSPRGDLIAFTKQTGGEFQIGVMKTDGSGERILSSGFQQEGPTWAPNGRVLMFFRDSNGGPKLVSVDLTGRNEQPIPTSNFASDPAWSPLLE
- a CDS encoding TonB family protein — protein: MRTGLTTSVILHAAVLAFGLFTLSAPAALPSADVESVAVDIVPMEAIAQTLQGDKKAVMHEKPAPLPTQRPDIVPNAQKVGENSVDTDKPITPEAKPKPVDMTSAPPPAPTPTEKPKPEDVPKPQEKPKPIPATEVAPAPQPKEEVKPEPVKQTEPKPTPAKEPTPTPPPDKTAAIEPTPAVKPDAVAQAIAKDQPDDAQLPDSAPAPQARPKPQPQPAQAESAKAPERKDAEKPVKEASSKPKSDDKQFNANEISALLDKQKPSGGGAKRSTQQASLGGDKDQGQKLSKSEQGALESQLGGCWTLPAGLEGSENFVVVVRFNLDTSGKLNGRPAVEKSSGNRQFDESAVRAVQKCDMAGLQVPAGKQDIWSDIRVTFDPREMLGL
- the tolR gene encoding protein TolR, encoding MGMSVGMAGRGGRGHRRRGRHHGLMSEINVTPMVDVMLVLLIIFMVAAPMLTVGVPVDLPDTQAKAMNADTQPITVSIDAAGKIYLQNTEIPMDDLVAKLQAISKTGYDERIFIRGDKSTDYGTAMKVMARINAAGYKNMGLVSLQEQDQ
- the tolQ gene encoding protein TolQ yields the protein MENIALAEPGAQLSIWALFMQASWVVKLVMIGLLCASVWTWAIIVDKLVAYGRMRLALNRFEQIFWSGQSLEELYRTLADRKTSGMGAIFVAAMREWKKSFEKGAKSPLGLQTRIDKAMDLALTREMEKLEGRLGFLATTGSAAPFIGLFGTVIGIMTSFQAIAGSKNTSLAVVAPGIAEALLATAIGLLAAIPAVIAYNKLSSDASKLAVRMEGFSDEFSAILSRQIDEKVAPKA